The genomic region GCAGTACCTCTTACGTGGAGAAGTCCGTAGATATTGTGGATCTCTCTATGGCGAACGCTGCCATTATGGAGAGAATCCGCAGGCAAGGTCATTTCGAGAGAATTGTCGAAGACCGAAGGTTCATTCATGTCATTCCAAATCCCCGCAATCGTAGATGTTGAGCTTTGGAAATTATCGTAAGAGTACATGCTTGCATAATAGTCTCTAGCTTCAGGCTTTAGAAAATCCATGTAACTACTGATACCCGGCCAGCATGGGCCTTCAAACACTGACCCATTAGCGTTCTTCACGAACAAATCATCGTTTAAAGCTCCATCATACACGTTGTATCCCGATTCAACCTTGATGTGAGGGTCAATTACGGTGACCAGTTTTTTATTGGTACTCGCGAtggtttcttgcagtccaacgGGATCACCGAACGTATCAGGGTTCCAAGTGAAGTACTTGTAACTGTCGGTGTAGTCAATATCGAGCCAGATCGCGTCCAATTGGAAGTCGTTGGTGTCAAAACCGGATATTACGTTCTCCACATCTTCTTGGGTGTCATAACTGTAGCGTGATTGATGGTAGCCCAGAGTCCACAACTGAGGTAAGTGGGCGGTACCTGTGAGGGCTGTGTATTGTCGGACCACTTCGGTGGGGGTGGGACCGAGCAAGACGAAGATGTCAAGTGTGCCGATCTCGGCCATGAAGTAAGCCTGACTGTCGCCATCTTGATTGCTGATTTCGATCCATTGCTCAGCCGCGTTGTGCAAAAACACTCCAGCTGTGGCTGTAGATCTGTGGAAGATTTCAATAATCCAAGTACGTTTTTAGAACAAGAACTTGTATACCCGTGACCATAAATGATTGGAACCGCTCCATATAGAGCCATCGGTGAGTTGGTTTCGTAATATGCAACATCAGAATTTTTCAGTCGATATGGGTCGGTACCACTGTCTGCAGTATTTCTCAAAGCTAGAGTGTCGCAGTGTTCGTGAACTCCATAGAGTTGGAGGGCTTGAGGATAAGTGACGGCAAAACTGAACGGGGCGTTGACATCATTCTGCAAAACTGTAAAATGACGAGTGGTCGTTTGAGGAATCAACTTACTCTTGTCACAGCTAATCGGTCACCATTGAAGACCACTTCGGATACTCCATCTTTACTAAACTCTATATTGAAAGGTGAGAATGTGATAATTGCAGAATTTGAACCAGATGAAGTTGTTACAGTCACAGACGCATCACCAACTTCGACATTATCAAAGCTGCAAAACGTCAAGTCtagacaaaattttgaaaatattgaaaatctACTTTAGGATTTCTGGATCTCCGTCTAGAACATCCTGTAACTCGTACTGAGTCGAGTCCACTTCAGTTATTTTCAGTCTGAATGTGTTTTGCTGAAGTCCTGTTAAGGTGATGGTCAAATCTGAGTCTCCATTGTTGGATTTAAGAGTCGCTGTGAGAGTGTCGGAATCAGAACTACCAGAAATGCTGCTCGGGTCGACGGCATAATTGTCAGAAGGTTCCCGACTTCTCAAATTGCtacaaaaaactttttttgtgttgtttgtgaACGATTTGAGAACTCACGTGCAAAAATCTACTCTTGAACAATCTTTAAATGTGCCATGGTCTGCGCAGTAGGTTAAGGTCGCTGCCCAAAAGATAATGAAAAGCAATCtacgaaattatttttctgtgCAACTTGAATTTGAAAGTAATTACTCTCACCTCATTATCATTGCAGATGCACTTCTAACAGATTTAATGTCAGTTTATTCTATTTATGTCTTTGCACAAACGTATGTAGTATTTTGACGTTGTTTTGATACGTATCTTCCTTTGATAATGGCAGATGTAAACACTTATGATACCGCGATAAGCAGCACATAAATAATGATTCTAAACAAGAGATACAGAGCTGATCCTGTTGGTACTTGCCATGTTTTAGCAAAAAACTTGAAATCGTGAAGGCTGAAATCTAACAGTAGTACCTATTAAGTATCTATCAAAATTGATATCCATATTGTGTTTATTTGTGCGAAATCTTTGCAATTACATAAAATCTAGATGTGGAACCACTTCATTTGATCTTAATAGCAAACTACCAAACATTTCTGCACtcatcaacaaaaaatattttcaacagcTGCCTTCGGGTAGCGACGTAAtcttaaatgttaaattaaaattttaattattttggtgACCAGGTCTATATTTTGAaagtatgaaaaaaattatggacttctgtgttttttttcaatagatttaacaattatacagggtgttagtaaatggttgggaataaatttcagggCGAACTccttacgaaaaatgtggtttaaaacctaaataaagtttttcgttaaaatgactagttttctgaaaacaaaaattaaaaaaaaccgtATTCTGGCATctcagtatttttttttttttgaaatactacgatttaataatggtttaaagaaaaaatttaaacgtgaaaagttgaattttttaacgaatgttaaaattcaaaactaatgcgATTTTAGGCAGACAAATGAATTAATTAGAGAAATTCTCCAACAATGgactacattttattttttgagaaaactactcattttaacgaaaaactttatttaggttttaagacacatttttcgtaatgagttcaccctgaaatttattcccaaccatttactaacCCCTGTATAATGGTTACTTAATGTACCTATTTATAGAAAATCTTGAAATGAACTTTAATGGACCACTTGGTGTTCACAACTACAACCGTAAAACGCTTTATCAATTTCCTTACACTGTATACACTTTATTATCAAACTGAAGCTGACGCACCTTtcgacagaaaaaaaaacagcagcAAACACCAGTTTTGTATCGTAACTCTGTTGATTGTGCTATCGAAACGCGctatagttttattttaataataatgtgtAGATAACTACTAAGTTGACCTTAGGAAATTAATAAAGTGCAATaacataatagtatattatacaccaaggtggagaagttcatgattatagccagagggCCAAAATTAGATCCCGAGGCTCGCCGAGGgatgtaaggcgcgaaggctataagggacttctccaccgtggtttatatactttgttttttcactattaaatatacgttaaaaccctctctgataataattattaattaaattattttgtctgatgctacgatccgagttctcatttttcaacggttgctatgaaaatcgtctacgttaaccaatgaaatcaacgaaaacctatcgttgctaggtgacggctgttcattatcgACCGTGGgcgagaaattctacttctgggttcgGTTCGgcagtcaataatgacgccttctgagactagtagtgaaaaaaatgtagtaaaaaacacagatttgATAACTTGATAAGGAAAGTGATTCTATTTGTATATCTTTTATTTCACATGtaacttatttaaatttgaaaacagtTTTCTCTTTACGATGAATCTTTATGTCCTTCAGCAAGGTCCCGTTAGCATGTCTGGTGAAAATTGTCTCTTTGAATGTTCCTGGTTTGTCATCTTTGGGTAATGTGACAATATCTCTGCGTACAAGTGCAACTATCACAAAATCATAATTGCCGTCACCATCGATAGGTCTGAAAATCtcattaaatgaaaatttgaaaatcgatTTCTTCTTTTTACTTACGTAACTGTGATGTCGTCGCCACTTAAGTCAACGTTGTAGTAATTATAATCGGTGGAATCTCTATACTTGAAACTGACACCATCATCAATATAAACCGTACCGTGAGCCTGGCTCTCCTGCAGAAAAGCAAAATGATTAATACTGGAAAAGGAATCAAACGTATTGGTTCTTACACGATCTACAGTCCAATACACGGTGTAGGGGTCATCCACCATATCTGCTGTGTTCGATTTCAGTCTATCTTTTCTGACAATAGCACCACCTCTTCTGTGATAATATGGTACctacaacaaaacaaattccaACATTTTGATGTCTCGAGTCTTCATTTTTTACATCTCGATTAGTGATATTGACGGTGGCCCAACCAGTTCCCTTTCGAACGTCACTACCAGTCATGGGCACCCAAACTTCATACTCACCACCAGGAAAGTAAATCTCCACAGTTTGAACTCCAGGTTCGGTTATAGGTCGGACCAAAATATCTCGTCCTGAATGTTTTGAAAAGCTCAAATTGGAATAGTTACTAAACGATTATTTCTTACCGACTAGAATTTGATTGTCGATGCTGTAAACATTGGTATCTTCGGGATAGTGATAGAACAAGGGTCTAATAATTGGGTCTCCAAAACGGGTATGTTCATAGAAAAGTGTGTACAGTAGGGGCAAATGTTGGTATCTTCTTCGAATAGCTATCCTGACAATATATTGAGTCTCTTCGGACATTTGATAAGGTTCACGTCTTGACGTATCTTTATTCGAGTGAGCTCTGAAGAACGGTAGCCAAGCACCAGCTTGGTACCATCTTTGGTACAGTTCGTCGGTGGGATTGTTGAAGAAACCGGCAACGTCAGCACCACAAAACACAATTCCCAAGAGATTAGCATTCAAACATTCTTGAAAGCTGGCCAGAAGGTAGGGCCAGTCTGCTGTGTTGTCTCCGGTCCAGATTGCGGCGTATCTTTGAGAACCTGCGAAATGGGATCTGGTGAGAACAAAAGGTCGTCGTTCGCCGTTGTCGCGATTTAGAAGACCTTGGTGGGTGGCCATGGTCTGAAAAAGATAACTTTACGGTTGTCACTCCTAAGCAGTACATCTTACGTGGAGAAGTCCGTAGATATTGTGTATCTCTCTATGGCGGACGCTACCATTATGGAGAGAATCCGCAGGCAAGGTCATTTCGAGAGAACTGTCGAAGACCGAAGGTTCGTTCATGTCATTCCAGATCCCCGCAATCGTAGACGTTGATCCTTGGAAGTTATCGTAAGAGTACATGCTTGCATAATAGTTTCTAGCTTCAGGTTTTAGAAAATCCATGTAACTACTGACACCAGGCCAGCATGGGCCTTCAAACACTGACCCATCAGCGTTCTTCACAAACAAATCATCGTTTAGAGCTCCGTCATACACGTTGTATCCCGATTCGACCTTAATGTGGGGGTCAATTATGGTGACCAGTTTCCTATTGGTGCTTGCAATGGTCTCTTGCAATCCAACGGGGTCACTGAACGTATCAGGGTTCCAAGTGAAGTACTTGTAACTGTCGGTGTAGTCAATATCGAGCCAGATCGCATCCAACTGGAAGTTGTTGCTGTCAAAACCCGATATTACGTCCTCAACGTCTTCTTGAGTGTCATAACTGTAGCGTGATTGGTGGTAGCCCAGGGTCCACAACTGAGGTAAGTGGGCGGTACCTGTGAGGGCTGTGTATTGTCGGACCACTTCGATGGGGGTGGGACCGAGCAAGACGAAGATGTCAAGTGTGCCGATCTCGGCCATGAAGTAAGCCTGACTGCCGCCATCTTGATTGCTGATTTCGATCCATTGCTCAGCCGCGTTGTGCAAGAACACTCCAGCTGTGGCTGTAGGTCTGTGGAAGATTCCAATAATTGAAGTACGTTGTTGGGACAAGAATTTGTATACCCGTGACCATAGATGACTGGAACCGCTCCATATAGAGCCATCGGTGAGTTTATTTCGTAATTTGAAACATCAGAATTTTTCAATCGATAGGGGTCGGTACCATTCGGTCCAGTGTTCCTCAAACCAAGAGTGTCGCAATGTTCGTGAACTCCATAGAGTTGGACGGCTTGAGGATAAGTGACGGCAAAACTGAACGGAGCGTTGACGTCATTCTGCAAAACTGTAAAATGACGAGTGGTCATTTCAGGAATCAACTTACTCTTGTCACAGCTAATCGATCACCATTGAAGACCACTTCGGATACTCCATCTTTACTAAACTCTACATTGAAAGGTGAGAAATTGATGACTGCAGAATTTGAACCTGACGAAGTTGTTACCGTCACAGACGCATCACCGACTTCGACATTATCAAAGCTGCAAAACATCACGTCtagacaaaattttgaaaatattgaaaatctACTTTAGGGTTTCTGGGTCTCCGTCTAGAACATCCTGTAACTCGTACCGAGTCGAGTCCACTTCAGTTATTTTCAGTCTGAATGTGTTTTGCTGAAGTCCGGTTAAGGTAAGGGTCAAATCTGAGTCTCCATTGTTGGATTTAAGAGTTGCTGTGAGAGTGTCGGAATCAGAACTGCCAGAAATGCTGCTCGGGTCGACGGCATAATTGTCAGAAGGTTCCCGTCCTCTCAAATTACTACAATAAAACTTGTTTTCTGTTGTTGGTGAACGATTTGATAACTCACGTGCAAAAGTCTACTCTTGAACAATCTTTAAATGTGCCATGGTCAGCACAGTAGGTTAGAGTCACCGTCCAAAAGATAATAAACAGTAGCCtaaaaagatatttttct from Tenebrio molitor chromosome 8, icTenMoli1.1, whole genome shotgun sequence harbors:
- the LOC138136556 gene encoding neutral alpha-glucosidase AB-like codes for the protein MIMRLLFIIFWAATLTYCADHGTFKDCSRVDFCTNLRSREPSDNYAVDPSSISGSSDSDTLTATLKSNNGDSDLTITLTGLQQNTFRLKITEVDSTQYELQDVLDGDPEILNFDNVEVGDASVTVTTSSGSNSAIITFSPFNIEFSKDGVSEVVFNGDRLAVTRNDVNAPFSFAVTYPQALQLYGVHEHCDTLALRNTADSGTDPYRLKNSDVAYYETNSPMALYGAVPIIYGHGSTATAGVFLHNAAEQWIEISNQDGDSQAYFMAEIGTLDIFVLLGPTPTEVVRQYTALTGTAHLPQLWTLGYHQSRYSYDTQEDVENVISGFDTNDFQLDAIWLDIDYTDSYKYFTWNPDTFGDPVGLQETIASTNKKLVTVIDPHIKVESGYNVYDGALNDDLFVKNANGSVFEGPCWPGISSYMDFLKPEARDYYASMYSYDNFQSSTSTIAGIWNDMNEPSVFDNSLEMTLPADSLHNGSVRHREIHNIYGLLHTMATHQGLLNRDNGERRPFVLTRSHFAGSQRYAAIWTGDNTADWPYLLASFQECLNANLLGIVFCGADVAGFFNNPTEELYQRWYQAGAWLPFFRAHSNKDTSRREPYLMSEETQNIVRNAIRTRYRHIPQWYTLFYEHTRFGDPIIRPLFYQYPEDTNVYSIDNQILVGRDILVRPITEPGVEFVDIYFPGGETEVWIPMTSNDVQRGTGWASVNISNQAIPYYYRRGGAVVRKNLARANTAEMVNDPYRVYWTVDWDSHAQGTVYLDDGVSFKYRDSTDYNYYNLDINGDDVTVTPIDGDGNYEFVMAEMVRRDIVTLPKNDKPGTFKETIFTRDANGTLLKDIKVHLKEKTVFKLK
- the LOC138136554 gene encoding neutral alpha-glucosidase AB-like, with product MMMRLLFIIFWTVTLTYCADHGTFKDCSRVDFCTNLRGREPSDNYAVDPSSISGSSDSDTLTATLKSNNGDSDLTLTLTGLQQNTFRLKITEVDSTRYELQDVLDGDPETLNFDNVEVGDASVTVTTSSGSNSAVINFSPFNVEFSKDGVSEVVFNGDRLAVTRNDVNAPFSFAVTYPQAVQLYGVHEHCDTLGLRNTGPNGTDPYRLKNSDVSNYEINSPMALYGAVPVIYGHGPTATAGVFLHNAAEQWIEISNQDGGSQAYFMAEIGTLDIFVLLGPTPIEVVRQYTALTGTAHLPQLWTLGYHQSRYSYDTQEDVEDVISGFDSNNFQLDAIWLDIDYTDSYKYFTWNPDTFSDPVGLQETIASTNRKLVTIIDPHIKVESGYNVYDGALNDDLFVKNADGSVFEGPCWPGVSSYMDFLKPEARNYYASMYSYDNFQGSTSTIAGIWNDMNEPSVFDSSLEMTLPADSLHNGSVRHREIHNIYGLLHTMATHQGLLNRDNGERRPFVLTRSHFAGSQRYAAIWTGDNTADWPYLLASFQECLNANLLGIVFCGADVAGFFNNPTDELYQRWYQAGAWLPFFRAHSNKDTSRREPYQMSEETQYIVRIAIRRRYQHLPLLYTLFYEHTRFGDPIIRPLFYHYPEDTNVYSIDNQILVGRDILVRPITEPGVQTVEIYFPGGEYEVWVPMTGSDVRKGTGWATVNITNRDVPYYHRRGGAIVRKDRLKSNTADMVDDPYTVYWTVDRESQAHGTVYIDDGVSFKYRDSTDYNYYNVDLSGDDITVTPIDGDGNYDFVIVALVRRDIVTLPKDDKPGTFKETIFTRHANGTLLKDIKIHRKEKTVFKFK